Proteins encoded by one window of Helicobacteraceae bacterium:
- a CDS encoding CCDC90 family protein, with protein MREAGFQESQAKGVSAVLKEALGVASEGLATKQDLRELKVELKTEIAALDNKLSLEISELRGEIKSVRAELGAMKWLIGTVLLGVLTIVAKLFLA; from the coding sequence TTGCGAGAGGCTGGGTTTCAGGAGAGCCAAGCTAAAGGCGTAAGCGCGGTATTAAAGGAGGCGCTTGGCGTAGCGTCCGAAGGTTTAGCCACGAAGCAGGATTTAAGAGAGTTAAAAGTCGAACTGAAAACTGAGATCGCCGCGCTAGATAATAAGCTGTCGCTGGAAATCTCCGAGCTAAGAGGAGAAATAAAGTCGGTCAGGGCGGAGTTAGGCGCGATGAAATGGCTAATCGGGACTGTTTTGTTAGGCGTGTTAACTATCGTCGCAAAACTCTTTTTAGCGTAG